In one window of Tenacibaculum mesophilum DNA:
- a CDS encoding helix-turn-helix transcriptional regulator has translation MSLDTVKRFDRIVAILIQLQSKRIVKAQELADRFEVSLRTIYRDIRTLEASGVPIISEAGVGYSIMEGYRLPPVMFTREEVGSFVAAEKLMQKFVDKSLGNYYESAMMKLKSVLRGREKDWISALESQILVDPTNKLFNDSLPNALETLFESIAEKRQVFLKYQAVNRETPSKRFVEPVGIYHESGFWYVLAFCHLRSDYRQFRTDRMLAIKSTEHNFTREHITLDEYRSQYENTPKTKVVISVDKSVVRYINNSKMQHGFISEKVKGNQVEMTFMTCYVEHGFSRWYIVFSDYAKIIEPESLKLQVKEILEKAITKL, from the coding sequence ATGAGTTTAGACACGGTAAAACGTTTTGATAGAATTGTGGCAATACTTATTCAGTTACAATCTAAACGTATAGTAAAAGCACAAGAATTGGCTGATAGATTTGAGGTGAGCCTACGTACTATTTATCGTGATATACGAACCCTTGAAGCATCAGGTGTGCCCATAATAAGTGAGGCTGGTGTTGGTTATTCTATTATGGAAGGGTACCGTTTGCCTCCTGTTATGTTTACTAGAGAAGAAGTAGGAAGTTTTGTGGCTGCCGAAAAACTAATGCAGAAGTTTGTAGATAAATCATTAGGGAATTATTATGAGTCTGCTATGATGAAGTTAAAATCAGTGTTGCGTGGTCGTGAAAAAGATTGGATTTCTGCCTTAGAATCACAAATATTAGTGGACCCTACAAATAAATTGTTCAACGATAGTTTACCAAATGCACTTGAAACCTTGTTTGAAAGTATTGCTGAAAAAAGGCAGGTATTTTTAAAATATCAGGCGGTAAATAGAGAAACACCTTCTAAACGTTTTGTGGAACCTGTGGGTATTTATCACGAATCAGGATTTTGGTATGTATTGGCTTTTTGTCATTTAAGAAGCGACTACAGGCAATTTAGAACCGATAGAATGTTAGCGATAAAATCAACTGAACATAATTTTACTAGAGAACATATTACGTTAGATGAATACCGAAGCCAGTATGAAAACACACCCAAAACAAAAGTTGTTATTTCTGTTGATAAAAGTGTGGTGCGATATATTAACAATAGTAAAATGCAACATGGTTTTATCTCTGAAAAAGTAAAAGGAAACCAAGTGGAAATGACATTTATGACTTGCTATGTTGAACACGGTTTTTCAAGGTGGTACATTGTGTTTTCAGATTATGCCAAAATAATTGAACCTGAAAGTTTAAAACTTCAAGTAAAAGAGATTTTAGAAAAGGCAATTACAAAACTTTAA
- a CDS encoding DinB family protein, which yields MESTTSTLLEQVITPSELLAHWQGHRGLTRRTIEAFPEEAFFNYSIGGMRTFADMVMELLGIAGPGIKEIATGEIQELIERVDHGNKKAKIIELWDKATDEINTYWAQIKPEQFQQNIKIFGQYEGTVWSSIFYFIDNEIHHRGQAYVYLRALGIEPPYFYER from the coding sequence ATGGAATCAACAACAAGCACATTATTAGAACAAGTAATTACACCTTCTGAGTTATTAGCACATTGGCAAGGGCATCGAGGTTTAACCCGAAGAACTATTGAAGCTTTTCCTGAGGAAGCCTTTTTTAATTACTCTATAGGAGGTATGCGTACTTTTGCTGATATGGTTATGGAACTTTTAGGTATAGCTGGACCTGGTATTAAAGAAATTGCTACTGGAGAAATTCAAGAATTAATTGAAAGGGTTGACCACGGTAACAAAAAAGCAAAAATTATTGAACTCTGGGACAAGGCTACTGACGAAATAAATACTTATTGGGCACAGATAAAACCAGAGCAGTTTCAACAAAACATTAAAATATTTGGTCAATATGAAGGTACGGTTTGGTCATCAATATTCTATTTTATTGACAACGAAATCCATCATCGCGGACAAGCCTATGTGTATTTGCGCGCTTTAGGTATTGAACCTCCATATTTTTATGAACGTTAA